One genomic region from Marmota flaviventris isolate mMarFla1 chromosome 6, mMarFla1.hap1, whole genome shotgun sequence encodes:
- the LOC114095117 gene encoding bcl-2-like protein 1 isoform X2: MSQRNLELVMDFLSYKLSQKGYRWSQFSREEENRVQAPERAESEEGPSNATNGNPSRHQGDSPMVSGAAGHNRSLDAPDVVPMVAVKQALREAGDNFEGRYRQAFHDLTAELRLTPETAHHTFEQDHGGWDTFVERHVNNVAVNSRMRQESFNYYFLMGMTVAGVVLLGWLFSRK, encoded by the exons atgtctcagaGGAACCTGGAACTAGTGATGGACTTTCTGTCCTACAAGCTTTCCCAGAAAGGATACCGCTGGAGCCAGTTTAGCCGTGAGGAAGAGAACCGCGTTCAAGCCCCAGAAAGGGCTGAATCAGAAGAGGGGCCCAGCAATGCCACCAACGGCAACCCATCCCGGCATCAGGGGGACAGTCCCATGGTGAGTGGAGCCGCTGGCCATAACAGGAGTTTGGATGCCCCAGACGTGGTCCCCATGGTAGCAGTGAAGCAAGCGCTGAGGGAGGCAGGCGACAACTTTGAAGGGCGGTACCGGCAGGCATTCCATGACCTGACAGCAGAGCTCCGCCTCACCCCGGAGACAGCACATCACACTTTTGAACAG GACCACGGTGGCTGGGACACTTTTGTGGAACGCCATGTGAATAATGTGGCAGTGAATAGCCGGATGCGCCAGGAGAGTTTCAACTATTATTTCCTGATGGGCATGACTGTGGCTGGCGTGGTTCTGCTGGGCTGGCTGTTCAGTCGGAAGTGA
- the LOC114095117 gene encoding bcl-2-like protein 1 isoform X1 — MSQRNLELVMDFLSYKLSQKGYRWSQFSREEENRVQAPERAESEEGPSNATNGNPSRHQGDSPMVSGAAGHNRSLDAPDVVPMVAVKQALREAGDNFEGRYRQAFHDLTAELRLTPETAHHTFEQVVDELFRDEVSWGRIVAFFSFGGALCLESIDKEMKVLVCQIASWMATYLNDHLDTWIQDHGGWDTFVERHVNNVAVNSRMRQESFNYYFLMGMTVAGVVLLGWLFSRK; from the coding sequence atgtctcagaGGAACCTGGAACTAGTGATGGACTTTCTGTCCTACAAGCTTTCCCAGAAAGGATACCGCTGGAGCCAGTTTAGCCGTGAGGAAGAGAACCGCGTTCAAGCCCCAGAAAGGGCTGAATCAGAAGAGGGGCCCAGCAATGCCACCAACGGCAACCCATCCCGGCATCAGGGGGACAGTCCCATGGTGAGTGGAGCCGCTGGCCATAACAGGAGTTTGGATGCCCCAGACGTGGTCCCCATGGTAGCAGTGAAGCAAGCGCTGAGGGAGGCAGGCGACAACTTTGAAGGGCGGTACCGGCAGGCATTCCATGACCTGACAGCAGAGCTCCGCCTCACCCCGGAGACAGCACATCACACTTTTGAACAGGTAGTGGACGAACTCTTCCGGGATGAGGTAAGCTGGGGTCGCATTGTGGCCTTTTTCTCCTTTGGAGGAGCACTGTGCTTGGAAAGCATAGACAAGGAGATGAAGGTGTTGGTGTGTCAGATCGCAAGTTGGATGGCCACTTACCTGAATGATCACCTAGATACTTGGATCCAGGACCACGGTGGCTGGGACACTTTTGTGGAACGCCATGTGAATAATGTGGCAGTGAATAGCCGGATGCGCCAGGAGAGTTTCAACTATTATTTCCTGATGGGCATGACTGTGGCTGGCGTGGTTCTGCTGGGCTGGCTGTTCAGTCGGAAGTGA